One genomic segment of Ferrimicrobium sp. includes these proteins:
- a CDS encoding APC family permease, producing the protein MANQAGPKLAKSLSLWQVVGVSVALMAPSMAANINPQGSVGTVGRAVPLTFVIALVGVLFIAYVFARLTQRFHHSGSVYGFVGATLGPRAGVIAGWSLMGTYIFYGLLTAMASAIFLTALLQSLAIWSSPPTWAPFLIAAIELVGVWYLAIRPAKNGTRVLLGTELTTVALIVILSTIVLIKLIVGHGPQGQHFTLSVFEPAKTIGFSALFLGVVFGFLSFAGFEASATLGEESKRPRRDIPRAIVGTAIFGGVYFVFVTAVEVMGFGTSAHQLSSFANTGSLLGTLGSTYIASWLGNIVTLGTVVSAFGCSLASTVGASRLAYSLSRDAFGEKGIGVVNAKTETPLRAATLIVGVILVISWISALAFGATAFDEFLWFGTIGTLIILFVYLLATIGAMALLFFRERGSVPTWEIVLPILAGVLLVYTLYRNVIPYPTGASAWFPVVSGGWIIVGVAIILGAPKLAAKVGSRLTQAEGLSLEATPKVAAAEPEPRPVASD; encoded by the coding sequence GCGTGCGGTGCCCTTGACGTTCGTCATCGCATTGGTGGGGGTGCTCTTCATCGCCTATGTCTTTGCACGTCTCACCCAACGCTTTCATCACTCCGGTTCGGTCTATGGCTTCGTCGGTGCCACCCTTGGTCCCCGAGCTGGCGTGATCGCGGGTTGGTCGCTGATGGGTACCTATATCTTCTACGGTCTTTTGACTGCGATGGCGTCGGCGATCTTTTTGACGGCGCTCCTCCAGAGCCTTGCGATCTGGTCGTCGCCACCGACATGGGCACCGTTTCTGATTGCGGCCATTGAACTGGTAGGCGTCTGGTACTTAGCGATTCGACCAGCCAAGAACGGCACGCGAGTCCTGTTGGGCACCGAACTCACCACCGTGGCTCTGATCGTCATTCTGTCGACGATTGTGTTGATCAAGCTCATTGTTGGTCACGGACCACAAGGACAACACTTCACACTCAGTGTCTTTGAACCCGCCAAGACCATCGGGTTCTCCGCCCTCTTCTTAGGGGTGGTCTTTGGTTTTCTCTCCTTTGCTGGATTCGAGGCATCAGCGACGCTCGGTGAAGAGTCGAAGCGGCCGCGCCGGGATATTCCTCGTGCTATCGTTGGAACCGCCATTTTTGGGGGTGTTTACTTTGTCTTTGTAACGGCTGTTGAGGTAATGGGATTTGGAACCAGCGCCCACCAACTTTCCAGCTTTGCCAACACCGGATCCTTGCTCGGGACGCTTGGGTCAACCTATATCGCCTCGTGGCTCGGCAATATCGTGACACTCGGGACGGTGGTCTCGGCCTTTGGCTGCTCGCTAGCCTCGACCGTCGGCGCCTCCCGTCTCGCCTACTCGCTATCGCGAGATGCCTTTGGCGAGAAGGGAATCGGGGTTGTGAACGCGAAAACCGAGACCCCACTGCGAGCCGCCACGCTCATCGTTGGCGTGATCTTGGTAATCAGCTGGATCTCGGCGCTCGCCTTTGGCGCGACCGCATTCGATGAGTTCCTCTGGTTTGGGACCATTGGTACCCTCATCATCCTCTTTGTCTATCTGCTAGCGACGATCGGAGCTATGGCACTCCTCTTCTTCAGGGAGCGTGGATCGGTACCAACCTGGGAGATCGTCTTGCCGATCCTGGCTGGGGTTCTGCTCGTCTACACCCTGTATCGCAACGTGATTCCCTATCCCACCGGTGCCTCTGCTTGGTTCCCGGTGGTCTCCGGTGGATGGATCATCGTCGGTGTCGCCATCATCCTCGGAGCACCCAAACTGGCCGCGAAGGTGGGTAGTCGACTGACCCAGGCCGAGGGCTTGAGCTTGGAGGCAACGCCCAAAGTGGCTGCTGCCGAGCCCGAGCCACGACCGGTGGCAAGTGACTGA